The genomic region GTGCAGGAGGTACTTATCatacattttaaactaaaataatttgattAAGCATTTGGGTCTCTGAGGGAAAAGTTGAAGAGGACTCTTCACTCTATTCTTTAATTTTGAGGCAAATGGACCTAACAGGAGGTAGTCTGACATGTAAAAATAGAAACCTTTACAGCCAAGCAGATCTGGATCTAAATCCTGACTCATTTACTCTTTAATTCCATGCTCATTAAAGTtaataatgatgacaatgatgataatCACTAACACTTACATgtgcttactacatgccaggctctgttctaagtGCCTTGCATGTATCAACTTATTGAAGATACCACCACCATATTTTATAGTGAAGGaatctgaggcacagaaaggttttGTAATGGATACAAGTTACTAAAGAGatgagccagaattcaaacccaggcagctgGGCTGCAGATATCCATGCTAATATCCATTGTGCTTCCCTGACTCCCACATGCCTCTGGAGCACAGTGTCTGGCTTTCAGAATCTGAGTTTCCTTTCCTGTAAAGTGCATATGATGAGGCCAACCTTGGTGAGGCCTGAAGGAGACAGTGTACATCGAACCCTAGACACCAGAGGGGCACCCACACTACAGTAGGTGCCTCTAATGTCAACTTGTACACTCACAATGTCCTATCAGATTTCTAAGTAAACTCTAATAAAATTCTGAGATGTCTAGAGTGCCCAAGAACAGCAAATGTGTGGGTGGACTGAACAAATTGGaggttttaaaatttactgtttAGAACCTTCCACTGATCCAGAAGGTAGTCATAGTCTGTGATGCCCACTATCTCAATATTTCTAAATTAACTATGGCTTTTGTTACAGGCTAGAAGCCCACCAACTGCTAACAACCAGCTGGAGTGTAAGTCAAAAGCTATGAGAGCCCAGAAGGAGAACAATTATTTAGTCCTGGAGGGACCAGCTGGGAAAGTCTTTGAAGGGTCTTCAGAAAATGGcccaaaagaaaagaggaaaagttaTTCTACTGAGAAGTGTTTGTGTAATCAAAGCAACCGAGGCCTAAGAACTCACAAAAGATTAGAAAAAGGTAAAGGATGCCTGGAAAGCTGGACTAGGAAAAGGCTGTGAAGGGCCCTGAATGTCACATGTCACATGTTGCCTACAGCATGCAGAATCAAAACATGATAAATCATGTCTTGAATCATGATATATGAAGCATGACACATGAATCATGACATGTGACATGTTGAATGTCACATGTCACATGCCATAGGCAGCCATCAAGAGTATTTGAAAGGAAAGTGTATAATCAGGCCTGTGCTTTAGTAAGGTAATTTGTATAGTGTTCAGTGTAGATTAAAATGGAGAACACAGGTATCAGTTTGACATCGACAGTACAGGAAACCATTTGGGTTTCTTGTACacctaaatattaaaacatacatGCAAACACACCAATACACTAAAATCTTGAGAGAGAGGGCCAAAAGTTCTTTGTCGCTGGActaaaagtggaaataaatgtttacaaCCTCTAAGGTGGATTAAGCTAAGAATTTGGAGTTGTTGGCAAAACTGCCACATAAAATTTCAGACATGcaaagaaatgcaattgtagACTTACACACATACTTCCACCAGAGAAGGGAATCTGGGCAGAGTGGATGACGTAAAAAACGTGTTCAAAGCTTAAGAAATTCCTTGCTCTTCACCAAGAAGAGCCAACAACGTTTTCTTTGAATCAACTCTCATATTCCCTTAAAAAGAAGTTGATAATGTTGTGGAAAACTCACCTATTGAAGTGATAACAAAAACAGCAACCCAGTATGAGTTAACTGGTATTATGTTAAAGGGACAAGTAACTGCACTTTCGACACACACCCTCTAAAAGGTAGGGTGGGAGTGTTTCAAAGAATCAAGTCTGAGTAATAGAAAAGCATATACAACTTCCCCATATACATGTTCAAGCATGGGGGAGCAGGAGGCTGGGTAATTGAATGCAGTTCTGCACACTGGCCATTTTCCCACCACATACCATTTCTTCGGTGTCTCTCCCAAAATTCTCCTTCTAAGTGACACATCCCTTTATTGATCATCTTTCCCCATACTGATCATCCTCAGCAATCATGTGAGTTATTAgtctaagtattttttttctcaaatatggtCTTTTAACTACtccctaaatattttatgtatacatagtTTGTTTTCCCAATTTAACtacaagcatttaaaaaatgggaatgTTTGTctatatttctgtaattttt from Pongo pygmaeus isolate AG05252 chromosome 10, NHGRI_mPonPyg2-v2.0_pri, whole genome shotgun sequence harbors:
- the LOC129010021 gene encoding uncharacterized protein LOC129010021; protein product: MQCNVLLREISIQSAQVPARTFFMKIFKWNRVLYPLCLSLIHQKCIVALPLAMPWARHKECHGECSGHNSYPYGTFKLVLGTWISARSPPTANNQLECKSKAMRAQKENNYLVLEGPAGKVFEGSSENGPKEKRKSYSTEKCLCNQSNRGLRTHKRLEKGKGCLESWTRKRL